A region of Desulfolithobacter dissulfuricans DNA encodes the following proteins:
- a CDS encoding DUF4198 domain-containing protein translates to MIRKMLFAGCVAGLVLGATAQAMAHFGMVIPSGNIVTQEKKSVDLTLSFSHPFELIGMDMDKPAKFYVVRNGKKTDLVNNLRRTSVMGHAAWQTTYRVKRPGVYQFAMEPKPYWEPAEDLSIIHYTKTIVAAYGADEGWDEPVGLPTEIVPLLRPFGNYAGNSFTGQVLMNGKPVPHAEVEVELYNRDGSLQAPSDYHVTQVIKADKNGVFTFTCPRAGWWGFAALSEADYTIPDPEGNAKPVELGAVLWIYLDRYQGK, encoded by the coding sequence GCTGGTGCTCGGTGCGACCGCCCAGGCCATGGCCCATTTCGGCATGGTGATCCCGTCCGGCAACATCGTGACCCAGGAGAAAAAATCAGTCGATCTCACCCTGTCCTTTTCCCATCCCTTTGAGCTCATCGGCATGGATATGGACAAACCGGCGAAATTCTACGTGGTCCGCAACGGCAAAAAGACCGATCTGGTGAACAATCTGCGCCGGACATCGGTCATGGGACATGCGGCCTGGCAGACCACCTACAGGGTGAAACGGCCCGGGGTCTACCAGTTCGCCATGGAACCGAAACCCTACTGGGAGCCGGCCGAGGACCTCTCTATCATCCATTACACCAAGACCATTGTCGCCGCTTACGGTGCCGACGAGGGCTGGGATGAACCCGTGGGCCTGCCGACGGAAATCGTCCCCCTGCTCCGTCCGTTTGGCAACTATGCCGGCAACTCCTTCACCGGCCAGGTCCTGATGAACGGCAAACCGGTTCCCCATGCCGAGGTTGAGGTGGAGCTTTACAACCGGGACGGTTCCCTGCAAGCCCCCAGTGATTACCACGTGACCCAGGTGATCAAGGCCGATAAAAACGGTGTTTTCACCTTCACCTGTCCCCGGGCCGGCTGGTGGGGTTTTGCCGCATTGAGCGAGGCCGACTACACCATCCCCGATCCCGAGGGCAATGCCAAACCGGTGGAGCTGGGAGCGGTTCTGTGGATCTATCTGGACAGGTATCAGGGTAAATGA